One genomic region from Actinocatenispora thailandica encodes:
- a CDS encoding TetR/AcrR family transcriptional regulator encodes MPRVSQEHLDARRRQILTGARTCFARHGYEGATVRRLEDAIGLSRGAIFHHFRDKESLFLAVAEDDAANMVATVADNGLVQVMRDMAAHAHEPEVSGWLGTQLEVSRRLRTDPEFARRWAQRSEAIAAATRDRLLRQHEAGALRDDVPIDTLQRFLELAHDGLVLYLAMGSSADDIEPVLDLVEETVRRR; translated from the coding sequence GTGCCCCGGGTCAGTCAAGAGCATCTGGACGCCCGCCGCCGGCAGATCCTCACCGGCGCGCGGACCTGCTTCGCCCGGCACGGGTACGAGGGCGCCACGGTGCGCCGGCTGGAGGACGCGATCGGCCTGTCCCGCGGCGCGATCTTCCACCACTTCCGGGACAAGGAGTCGCTGTTTCTCGCCGTCGCCGAGGACGACGCGGCGAACATGGTGGCCACCGTCGCCGACAACGGCCTGGTCCAGGTGATGCGGGACATGGCCGCGCACGCGCACGAACCGGAGGTCAGCGGCTGGCTCGGCACCCAGCTGGAGGTGTCCCGGCGGCTGCGCACCGATCCGGAGTTCGCCCGCCGGTGGGCGCAGCGGTCCGAGGCGATCGCGGCGGCGACCCGGGACCGGCTGCTGCGCCAGCACGAGGCCGGCGCGCTGCGCGACGACGTACCGATCGACACGTTGCAGCGGTTCCTCGAACTGGCGCACGACGGCCTGGTGCTCTACCTCGCGATGGGCAGCTCGGCCGACGACATCGAGCCGGTGCTCGACCTGGTCGAGGAGACGGTCCGGCGCCGCTGA
- a CDS encoding helix-turn-helix domain-containing protein, with amino-acid sequence MAATGTSTSTEKGRRIVGAERQTLAKDLVKRYNGGESIRSLAASTGRSYGFIHRVLTESGVQLRQRGGARRRKKS; translated from the coding sequence ATGGCTGCCACCGGCACCAGCACGAGCACGGAGAAGGGGCGGCGGATCGTCGGCGCCGAACGTCAAACGCTGGCGAAGGACCTGGTCAAGCGCTACAACGGCGGGGAGAGCATCCGTTCTCTTGCGGCCTCGACGGGCCGTTCGTACGGATTCATCCATCGCGTGCTGACCGAGTCCGGGGTCCAGCTGCGTCAGCGCGGCGGCGCTCGCCGCCGGAAGAAGTCCTGA
- a CDS encoding metal-sulfur cluster assembly factor, which translates to MSDQQTRTVDPAGLAGATEPEPTEQAPPPAPADPPAGGAGAKAKIEDVEEALRDVVDPELGINVVDLGLVYGLYVDDENTAIVDMTLTSAACPLTDVIEDQAQQALCGGPSPLVGGVRINWVWIPPWGPDKITDDGREQLRSLGFNV; encoded by the coding sequence ATGAGCGACCAGCAGACCCGTACGGTCGACCCGGCCGGGCTGGCCGGCGCGACCGAACCGGAGCCCACCGAGCAGGCGCCGCCGCCCGCACCGGCCGACCCGCCGGCCGGCGGCGCGGGCGCGAAGGCGAAGATCGAGGACGTCGAGGAGGCCCTCCGGGACGTCGTCGACCCCGAGCTGGGCATCAACGTGGTCGACCTCGGCCTGGTCTACGGGCTCTACGTGGACGACGAGAACACCGCGATCGTGGACATGACGCTGACCTCGGCCGCGTGTCCGCTGACCGACGTGATCGAGGACCAGGCGCAGCAGGCGCTGTGCGGCGGGCCGAGCCCGCTGGTGGGCGGCGTCCGGATCAACTGGGTGTGGATCCCGCCGTGGGGCCCGGACAAGATCACCGACGACGGCCGCGAGCAGTTGCGCTCGCTCGGCTTCAACGTCTGA
- a CDS encoding SDR family oxidoreductase — MDLGLSGRVYLVTGGSAGLGFATARALVDDGARVVLCSRAPDKVHRAVADLGADHAVGITADLADPGTPQRLVDTATTTYGRLDGALLSVGGPPPATAAGATDEQWRQAFDTVFLGAVRGARTVAAALPDGGAIGLVLSSSVRSPITGLGISNGLRPGLAMVTKDMADEYGPRGVRLFGLLPGRIATDRILELDHGTPQYGGIPLGRYGTPAEFGSVAAFALSPAASYLTGSLLAVDGGALRCL, encoded by the coding sequence ATGGATCTTGGACTCTCCGGCCGGGTGTACCTGGTCACCGGCGGCAGCGCCGGCCTCGGCTTCGCGACCGCCCGCGCGCTGGTCGACGACGGCGCCCGCGTCGTCCTCTGCTCCCGGGCACCGGACAAGGTGCACCGGGCGGTGGCCGACCTCGGCGCCGACCACGCTGTCGGCATCACCGCCGACCTCGCCGACCCGGGCACCCCGCAACGGCTCGTCGACACCGCCACCACGACGTACGGCCGGCTCGACGGTGCGCTGCTGTCGGTCGGTGGCCCGCCGCCGGCGACCGCGGCGGGCGCGACCGACGAACAGTGGCGGCAGGCGTTCGATACGGTCTTCCTCGGCGCGGTACGCGGCGCCCGCACCGTCGCCGCCGCGCTCCCGGACGGCGGAGCGATCGGCCTGGTGCTGTCGTCCTCGGTACGCTCGCCGATCACCGGCCTGGGCATCTCCAACGGGCTGCGACCGGGCCTCGCGATGGTCACCAAGGACATGGCCGACGAGTACGGTCCGCGCGGGGTGCGACTGTTCGGCCTGCTGCCCGGCCGGATCGCCACCGACCGGATCCTGGAACTCGACCACGGGACCCCGCAGTACGGCGGGATCCCGCTCGGCCGCTACGGCACCCCGGCGGAGTTCGGTTCGGTGGCGGCGTTCGCCCTCTCCCCCGCCGCGAGCTACCTGACCGGCAGCCTCCTCGCCGTCGACGGCGGCGCGCTGCGCTGCCTCTGA
- a CDS encoding acVLRF1 family peptidyl-tRNA hydrolase, which translates to MPRSRPAAGGGRWIPLDPGRLGRWLDGFGERHGTPLTWSDIADGAVVSAPDGARAECHLPFGWPGEPGADRAALLAAAGAARRVGLLLVRRGAHAVGVADGDRLVSSKVDTRYVQGRTAAGGWSQQRFARRRDKQTRESTGAAADHAARLLPAAALSGLVLGGDRALLAAVLDDPRLRHLAALPRVELPELPEPRRATLLDAARRYREVRIRLTEPTG; encoded by the coding sequence GTGCCCAGATCACGTCCGGCGGCCGGCGGCGGCCGGTGGATTCCGCTCGACCCGGGCCGGCTGGGGCGCTGGCTCGACGGCTTCGGCGAGCGCCACGGCACGCCGCTGACCTGGTCGGACATTGCGGACGGTGCGGTGGTTTCGGCGCCGGACGGGGCCCGCGCCGAGTGCCACCTGCCGTTCGGCTGGCCTGGCGAACCCGGGGCCGACCGCGCGGCGCTGCTGGCCGCTGCCGGTGCCGCCCGCCGGGTGGGGCTGCTGCTGGTCCGGCGGGGTGCGCACGCGGTGGGGGTGGCCGACGGCGACCGGCTCGTCTCGTCCAAGGTGGACACCCGGTACGTGCAGGGCCGGACCGCCGCGGGCGGCTGGTCGCAGCAGCGGTTCGCCCGCCGCCGCGACAAGCAGACCCGCGAGTCGACCGGCGCCGCCGCCGACCACGCCGCCCGGCTGCTGCCGGCGGCGGCCCTGTCCGGGTTGGTGCTCGGCGGCGACCGTGCCCTGCTGGCCGCGGTACTCGACGATCCGCGGCTGCGGCACCTGGCCGCGTTGCCCCGGGTGGAGCTGCCGGAGCTGCCCGAACCGCGGCGGGCGACGTTGCTCGACGCGGCCCGCCGGTACCGGGAGGTCCGGATCCGCCTCACCGAGCCGACCGGTTGA
- a CDS encoding enoyl-CoA hydratase/isomerase family protein: MPAEQDPSTSGDVLWSVADDVATVTLNRPEVYNAQTPQMWAQLREIGRELSGDVRVVVVRGAGRAFSAGLDTAVLAGTGSGDPGLLGLAELPADQCADVIAEFQQAFDWLRRPDLLSVAAVQGHAVGAGFQLALACDLRIVADDAQFTMAETSLGLVPDLGGTKHLVDLVGYSHALEICVTGRRVGAAEAYRLGLATLSVPVAELATATGDLVAALRAAPRAAAVETKALLRSAAGNDLPGQLAAEREAQVRRIADLAGRGE, from the coding sequence GTGCCCGCGGAGCAGGACCCTTCGACATCCGGCGACGTGTTGTGGTCGGTCGCCGACGACGTGGCGACCGTGACCCTGAACCGTCCCGAGGTCTACAACGCGCAGACCCCGCAGATGTGGGCGCAGCTGCGGGAGATCGGCCGCGAGCTTTCCGGTGACGTGCGGGTCGTGGTGGTGCGCGGTGCCGGCCGCGCCTTCTCCGCGGGCCTGGACACCGCCGTGCTCGCCGGCACCGGCTCCGGCGATCCCGGCCTGCTCGGCCTGGCGGAGCTGCCGGCCGACCAGTGCGCGGACGTGATCGCGGAGTTCCAGCAGGCGTTCGACTGGCTGCGCCGGCCCGACCTGCTGTCGGTCGCCGCGGTCCAGGGCCACGCCGTCGGCGCCGGCTTCCAGCTCGCGCTGGCCTGCGACCTGCGGATCGTCGCCGACGACGCGCAGTTCACGATGGCCGAGACCAGCCTCGGCCTGGTGCCCGACCTGGGCGGTACCAAACACCTGGTGGACCTGGTGGGCTACAGCCACGCGCTGGAGATCTGCGTGACCGGCCGGCGGGTGGGCGCCGCCGAGGCGTACCGGCTGGGGCTGGCCACGCTGAGCGTGCCGGTGGCGGAGTTGGCCACCGCCACCGGCGACCTGGTCGCCGCGCTGCGGGCAGCACCGCGGGCCGCCGCGGTGGAGACCAAGGCGCTGCTGCGGTCCGCAGCCGGCAACGACCTGCCTGGTCAGCTGGCGGCCGAGCGGGAGGCCCAGGTTCGCCGCATCGCCGACCTTGCCGGCCGCGGCGAGTAG
- a CDS encoding GNAT family N-acetyltransferase gives MTDLTVRRARREDVTALVALIAADQLGAGRETPDDPAPYLAAFAAIDADPNQYLAVAELNGEPIGTLQLTYLPGLSHRGGWRAQIEAVRIAEAHRGSGLGSALIEWAIGRARERGCRMVQLTSNATRDDAHRFYTRLGFVPSHVGFKLPL, from the coding sequence ATGACCGACCTGACCGTACGACGAGCCCGCCGCGAGGACGTCACCGCGCTCGTGGCGCTGATCGCCGCCGACCAGCTCGGCGCCGGCCGCGAGACACCGGACGACCCCGCGCCGTACCTCGCCGCGTTCGCCGCGATCGACGCCGACCCGAACCAGTACCTCGCCGTCGCGGAGCTGAACGGCGAACCGATCGGCACGCTGCAGCTGACGTACCTGCCGGGCCTGTCGCACCGGGGCGGCTGGCGGGCCCAGATCGAGGCGGTACGTATCGCCGAAGCGCACCGCGGTTCCGGCCTGGGCAGCGCCCTGATCGAGTGGGCGATCGGGCGGGCCCGCGAGCGCGGCTGCCGGATGGTGCAGCTGACCTCGAATGCCACCAGGGACGACGCGCACCGGTTCTACACCCGGCTCGGTTTCGTACCGAGCCACGTCGGCTTCAAGCTGCCACTCTGA
- a CDS encoding ABC-F family ATP-binding cassette domain-containing protein — translation MITVSGLELRAGSRILLSDTALRVQPGDRIGLVGRNGAGKTTTLKVLAGEGTPYAGSVDRRGPIGYLPQDPRTGDLDVTGRDRVLSARGLDTLLTEMAKLQTALAEAVDDGQRDKLVRRYGNLEDRFAALGGYAAEAEAARICANLALPDRSLGQPLRTLSGGQRRRIELARILFSEGASGGTLLLDEPTNHLDADSITWLRGFLSGHKGGLIVISHDVELLADVVNKVWYLDANRSVVDAYNMGWKKYQEQRETDERRRRRERANAERKAGALQAQAAKLGAKATKATAAQNMARRAEKLLSGLEEVRVGDKVAKVRFPNPAPCGKVPLTARGLSKSYGSLEVFVDVDVNVDRGSRVVILGLNGAGKTTLLRLIGGYEQPDTGELVPGHGLRIGYYAQEHETLDVDRSVLEHMRTADSANGGKQTDTDLRKILGAFLFSGDDVDKPAGVLSGGEKTRLALATLVTSGANVLLLDEPTNNLDPVSREQVLDAISRFPGAIVLVTHDPGAVQALRPDRAILLPDGDEDAWSDDLLELVELA, via the coding sequence ATGATCACCGTTTCCGGCCTGGAACTGCGCGCCGGATCGCGCATCCTGCTTTCCGACACCGCGCTGCGGGTGCAGCCCGGCGACCGGATCGGTCTGGTCGGCCGCAACGGGGCCGGCAAGACCACCACCCTCAAGGTGCTGGCCGGCGAGGGCACCCCGTACGCGGGATCGGTGGACCGCCGGGGGCCGATCGGCTACCTGCCGCAGGACCCCCGTACCGGCGACCTGGACGTCACCGGCCGTGACCGGGTGCTGTCCGCCCGTGGCCTGGACACGCTGCTGACCGAGATGGCCAAGCTGCAGACCGCGCTGGCCGAGGCGGTCGACGACGGTCAGCGCGACAAGCTGGTCCGTCGCTACGGCAACCTGGAGGACCGGTTCGCCGCGCTCGGTGGATACGCCGCCGAGGCCGAGGCGGCCCGGATCTGCGCGAACCTGGCGCTGCCGGACCGTTCGCTCGGCCAACCGCTGCGCACCCTGTCCGGCGGTCAGCGGCGGCGCATCGAGCTGGCCCGGATCCTGTTCTCGGAGGGCGCCTCCGGCGGCACCCTGCTGCTGGACGAGCCGACCAACCACCTGGACGCCGACTCGATCACCTGGCTGCGCGGCTTCCTGTCCGGGCACAAGGGCGGCCTGATCGTGATCAGCCACGACGTCGAACTGCTCGCCGACGTGGTCAACAAGGTCTGGTACCTGGACGCGAACCGCTCGGTGGTCGACGCCTACAACATGGGCTGGAAGAAGTACCAGGAGCAGCGGGAGACCGACGAGCGGCGCCGCCGCCGGGAGCGGGCCAACGCGGAGCGCAAGGCCGGCGCGCTGCAGGCGCAGGCGGCGAAGCTGGGCGCCAAGGCGACGAAGGCGACCGCGGCGCAGAACATGGCCCGCCGGGCCGAGAAGCTGCTGTCCGGGCTGGAGGAGGTCCGGGTCGGTGACAAGGTGGCGAAGGTTCGGTTCCCGAACCCGGCGCCGTGCGGCAAGGTGCCGCTGACCGCCCGCGGGCTGTCCAAGTCGTACGGCTCGCTGGAGGTGTTCGTCGACGTCGACGTGAACGTCGACCGCGGTTCCCGGGTGGTCATCCTGGGGCTCAACGGCGCCGGCAAGACGACGCTGCTGCGGCTGATCGGCGGGTACGAGCAGCCCGACACCGGCGAGCTGGTCCCCGGGCACGGCCTGCGGATCGGCTACTACGCGCAGGAACACGAGACCCTCGACGTCGACCGGTCGGTGCTGGAGCACATGCGCACCGCCGACTCGGCGAACGGCGGCAAGCAGACCGACACCGATCTGCGCAAGATCCTCGGCGCGTTCCTGTTCTCCGGCGACGACGTGGACAAGCCGGCCGGCGTGCTGTCCGGCGGCGAGAAGACCCGGCTGGCGCTGGCCACCCTGGTCACCTCGGGTGCCAACGTGCTGCTGCTGGACGAGCCGACGAACAACCTCGACCCGGTCAGCCGGGAGCAGGTGCTGGACGCGATCTCCCGGTTCCCCGGGGCGATCGTGCTGGTCACCCACGATCCGGGCGCGGTGCAGGCGCTGCGGCCGGACCGGGCGATCCTGCTGCCCGACGGTGACGAGGATGCCTGGAGCGACGACCTGCTCGAACTCGTCGAGCTCGCCTGA
- a CDS encoding MFS transporter: MFSAPPHAPLKATVRARVAGLAPADPVTRRLAVQTLINTLGNGLFMTVSAVFFTRSVGLSAVQVGLGLTIAGACGVAAGIPLGQLADRIGAKRLLIVLYLAQAVGLGCYALVGSFPAFLVVACVVTALDSGGRSVKNAMLATALPAQSRVRSRAYLRAVTNVGIGAGSALAAVALSIDTRSGYLTLIAVDAATFLATTLLLRGIPAGTPVPRSPGAPGGRRLGALRDPAFLAVTALNGVLAIQFSLIDVTVPLWVVGHTHAPAAVVSGIMITNTALVVLFQVRATRNIADPGPAARVARRAGLLLAAACAVFGLAHGVGPIPAVLILLAATVLQAVAEMLSSAAGWALSYELADPAAPGAYQGLYNTGFAAASMLAPALTTNTAIRFGLGGWLALGVLFAAAGAALVPVTRWALATRPSTTEEEEQA, from the coding sequence ATGTTCAGCGCGCCACCCCACGCCCCGCTGAAGGCCACCGTCCGCGCCCGGGTCGCCGGCCTCGCACCGGCCGACCCGGTGACCCGCCGGCTGGCCGTACAGACGCTGATCAACACGCTCGGCAACGGGCTGTTCATGACCGTCAGCGCGGTCTTCTTCACCCGCTCGGTCGGGCTGTCCGCGGTCCAGGTCGGGCTCGGCCTCACCATCGCCGGCGCCTGCGGTGTCGCGGCCGGGATCCCGCTGGGCCAGCTGGCCGACCGGATCGGCGCGAAGCGGCTGCTGATCGTGCTGTACCTGGCGCAGGCGGTCGGGCTGGGCTGCTACGCGCTGGTCGGCTCGTTCCCGGCCTTCCTGGTCGTCGCCTGCGTCGTGACGGCGCTCGACTCCGGCGGCCGGTCGGTGAAGAACGCGATGCTCGCGACCGCCCTGCCCGCGCAGAGCCGGGTACGCAGCCGGGCCTACCTGCGCGCGGTCACCAACGTCGGGATCGGCGCCGGCTCGGCACTCGCCGCGGTCGCGCTGTCGATCGACACCAGGAGCGGCTACCTGACCCTCATCGCGGTGGACGCCGCCACCTTCCTCGCCACCACGCTGCTGCTGCGCGGCATCCCGGCCGGTACGCCGGTTCCGCGCTCCCCCGGCGCGCCAGGCGGTCGCCGGCTCGGCGCGCTGCGCGACCCGGCCTTCCTCGCCGTCACCGCGCTCAACGGGGTACTGGCCATCCAGTTCAGCCTGATCGACGTCACGGTTCCGTTGTGGGTGGTCGGGCACACCCACGCGCCGGCCGCGGTGGTGTCCGGAATCATGATCACCAACACCGCGCTGGTCGTGCTGTTCCAGGTGCGCGCCACCCGCAACATCGCCGACCCGGGGCCGGCTGCCCGGGTGGCCCGTCGCGCCGGCCTGCTGCTCGCCGCCGCCTGCGCGGTGTTCGGCCTGGCACACGGCGTCGGGCCGATCCCCGCGGTACTGATCCTGCTCGCGGCGACCGTGCTGCAGGCGGTCGCCGAGATGCTGTCGTCGGCCGCCGGCTGGGCGCTGAGCTACGAACTCGCCGACCCGGCCGCGCCCGGCGCCTACCAGGGGCTGTACAACACCGGGTTCGCCGCGGCGAGCATGCTGGCCCCGGCACTGACCACCAACACCGCGATCCGGTTCGGGCTGGGTGGCTGGCTGGCGCTCGGCGTGCTGTTCGCGGCCGCCGGCGCCGCGCTGGTACCGGTCACCCGCTGGGCCCTCGCCACCCGACCATCCACAACGGAGGAAGAGGAACAGGCATGA
- a CDS encoding transcriptional regulator: MGDQRVAEQWVAWPAGSDPGVLGRALAGARDRFMGTGTAGGPVRQVVAESWRRSAASGIDPDQHWAPVELTDDVLRDLRADHQLAAAMPVVRRLLLESAGMDGLIVAVGDAAGRLLWVEGDRQLRARAESMHFLAGSNWGERHAGTNAVGMALAVDHSVQVFGAEHFARRVVPWSCSAAPVHDPDTGAVLGFVDVTGGDHVAAPHTLALVRATAVAVESELRVQRLARPRPVVAPEPAQLTVCGDVGRLRLPHRGVELSLRHAELLLVLSEHPAGRSAEQLAVALYPGTAPGVTVRAELSRLRALLPELALRSRPYRLGRPVATDLAQARALLARGSWRRALALAGLPVLARSQAPEVVALRAELAAQLRAAVLASRDATALVRFADSELGAGDTEVVRATLAALPADSPRRREFAVRLARLDAELGVPRRATRMQRWPS; this comes from the coding sequence ATGGGTGACCAACGGGTGGCCGAGCAGTGGGTGGCGTGGCCGGCGGGCTCCGATCCGGGAGTCCTGGGTCGGGCGCTGGCCGGGGCCCGGGACCGCTTCATGGGCACCGGCACGGCCGGTGGCCCGGTGCGGCAGGTGGTGGCCGAGTCGTGGCGCCGGTCGGCGGCGAGCGGCATCGACCCGGACCAGCACTGGGCGCCGGTGGAGCTGACCGACGACGTGCTGCGCGACCTGCGGGCCGACCACCAGCTCGCGGCGGCCATGCCGGTGGTTCGCCGGCTACTGCTGGAATCGGCCGGGATGGACGGCCTGATCGTCGCGGTCGGCGACGCGGCCGGGCGGCTGCTGTGGGTGGAGGGCGACCGCCAGCTGCGCGCCCGTGCCGAGTCGATGCACTTCCTGGCCGGCTCGAACTGGGGCGAGCGGCATGCCGGGACCAACGCGGTAGGGATGGCGCTCGCGGTCGACCACAGCGTGCAGGTCTTCGGCGCCGAGCACTTCGCCCGCCGGGTGGTGCCGTGGAGCTGTTCGGCCGCGCCGGTGCACGACCCCGACACCGGCGCGGTGCTCGGGTTCGTCGACGTCACCGGCGGTGATCACGTCGCGGCCCCGCACACGCTGGCGCTGGTACGGGCGACCGCGGTGGCGGTGGAGAGCGAGCTGCGGGTGCAGCGGCTGGCCCGGCCACGGCCGGTGGTGGCGCCGGAACCGGCGCAGTTGACGGTGTGCGGCGACGTCGGCCGGCTGCGGCTGCCGCACCGGGGCGTCGAGCTGAGCCTGCGGCACGCGGAGCTGCTGCTGGTCCTGAGCGAGCATCCGGCCGGCCGCAGTGCCGAGCAGCTCGCCGTCGCGCTGTATCCCGGCACCGCCCCCGGCGTGACGGTACGGGCCGAGCTGTCCCGGCTGCGTGCGCTGCTCCCGGAGCTTGCGCTGCGTTCCCGGCCGTACCGGCTGGGCCGGCCGGTGGCCACCGACCTGGCGCAGGCGCGGGCACTGCTGGCGCGCGGATCCTGGCGTCGGGCGCTGGCGCTGGCCGGGCTACCGGTACTGGCCCGGTCGCAGGCGCCGGAGGTGGTGGCGCTGCGGGCCGAGCTCGCCGCCCAGCTGCGCGCCGCGGTCCTGGCCAGCCGGGACGCGACGGCACTGGTCCGGTTCGCCGACAGTGAGCTGGGTGCCGGTGACACCGAGGTGGTCCGGGCCACGCTGGCCGCGCTGCCGGCCGACTCGCCGCGGCGCCGCGAGTTCGCGGTACGCCTGGCTCGGCTGGACGCCGAGCTGGGCGTGCCGAGGCGCGCAACCCGGATGCAACGTTGGCCGTCCTAG
- the sufU gene encoding Fe-S cluster assembly sulfur transfer protein SufU, with protein MQLDSLYQEIILDHYKHPHGRGLREPGPVAGQSEPHVAEAHHVNPTCGDEMTVRVHLTGDGAKARVSDVSYDGMGCSISQASASVLHDLVSGRTLDEALRLHEAFNELMTGRGQVEPDEELLEDAVAFAGVARYPARVKCALLSWMAFKDAAARATAETAGGN; from the coding sequence ATGCAGCTTGACTCGCTCTACCAGGAGATCATCCTGGATCACTACAAGCACCCGCACGGTCGTGGCCTGCGGGAGCCGGGGCCGGTGGCCGGCCAGTCCGAGCCGCACGTGGCCGAAGCGCATCACGTCAACCCGACCTGCGGTGACGAGATGACCGTCCGGGTGCATCTGACCGGTGACGGTGCGAAGGCCCGGGTGTCGGACGTGTCGTACGACGGGATGGGCTGCTCGATCAGCCAGGCGTCCGCCAGCGTGCTGCACGACCTGGTGTCGGGCCGCACCCTGGACGAGGCGCTGCGCCTGCACGAGGCGTTCAACGAGCTGATGACCGGCCGCGGGCAGGTCGAGCCGGACGAGGAACTGCTGGAGGACGCGGTCGCGTTCGCCGGCGTCGCGCGGTACCCGGCCCGGGTGAAGTGCGCACTACTGTCCTGGATGGCGTTCAAGGACGCCGCCGCACGGGCCACCGCGGAAACCGCAGGAGGCAACTGA
- a CDS encoding ArsR/SmtB family transcription factor gives MLELRLGVTDLASMWFAYSPLQETVFSIRALVLPGVYAPRLPWHDDVAEHLNPEDVELLYAMMPPRRWLPDFLTPRPQAPGPRFADQLGTVRATPGALGWHDILAAYGPARLPPVLSDGGADPDALVGRIATVLDRYWRRCVRPWWPRLRAVLDADIVYRSRSLAVGGARALFADLHERVSWADGVLTVRQSSRPQHSAVEVAGRGLALVPSAFARGAMTVVDPAGPPVVSYPARGRSTLWEVAQPATEAALARLIGAPRARLLGLLEHPASTTELAYRLGVTAAAVSQQLSVLHAAGLVTRARSGRSVLYARTTLGDRLADPVVPGHVAP, from the coding sequence ATGCTGGAGCTTCGACTGGGTGTGACCGATCTCGCGTCGATGTGGTTCGCGTACTCGCCGCTGCAGGAGACCGTGTTCAGCATCCGCGCCCTGGTCCTGCCCGGCGTGTACGCGCCGCGGTTGCCCTGGCACGACGACGTCGCCGAGCACCTCAACCCCGAGGACGTCGAACTGCTGTACGCGATGATGCCGCCACGGCGGTGGCTGCCCGACTTCCTCACCCCGCGACCACAGGCGCCGGGGCCCCGGTTCGCCGACCAACTCGGTACCGTCCGCGCCACCCCGGGCGCGCTCGGCTGGCACGACATCCTCGCCGCGTACGGGCCGGCCCGGCTGCCCCCGGTGCTGTCCGATGGCGGCGCGGACCCGGACGCGCTGGTCGGGCGCATCGCCACCGTGCTGGACCGGTACTGGCGGCGGTGCGTGCGGCCCTGGTGGCCGCGGCTGCGCGCGGTGCTGGACGCGGACATCGTGTACCGCAGCCGAAGCCTCGCCGTCGGTGGCGCCCGGGCGTTGTTCGCCGATCTGCACGAGCGGGTGTCCTGGGCAGACGGGGTGCTCACGGTCCGGCAGTCCAGCCGGCCCCAGCACAGCGCGGTGGAGGTCGCCGGGCGTGGTCTGGCGCTGGTGCCGAGCGCCTTCGCGCGCGGCGCGATGACCGTCGTCGACCCCGCCGGACCGCCGGTCGTCTCGTACCCGGCGAGGGGTCGCTCGACGCTGTGGGAGGTCGCCCAGCCGGCCACCGAGGCGGCGCTGGCCCGGCTGATCGGCGCGCCCCGGGCCCGGCTGCTGGGATTGCTGGAACACCCGGCCAGCACCACCGAACTCGCCTACCGGCTGGGGGTGACCGCGGCGGCGGTGAGCCAGCAGCTGTCCGTACTGCATGCCGCCGGACTGGTCACCCGGGCGCGCAGCGGTCGCAGCGTGCTCTACGCCAGGACCACCCTGGGGGATCGGCTCGCGGACCCGGTGGTACCCGGCCACGTCGCGCCCTGA
- a CDS encoding DNA alkylation repair protein, with protein sequence MADTTSGTELAGRVLSRLDTLYEPARDEVRAAAMTRYMRGEFPFLGIPAPRQRMLARQAIGTLPRPAEPDLAAVAAACWARPEREYQYFACGYLRRYVRVCSASFAPTVQRLITTKSWWDTVDPLAAHVVGGLVARYPQLVALMDDWALADDRWLVRSALLHQLHYRESTDPKRLFRYCTEQSTHPDFFVRKAIGWALREYAKTDPGAVRRYVAAHRGRMSPLSVREALKHFAG encoded by the coding sequence GTGGCCGACACCACGAGCGGAACCGAGCTGGCCGGCCGGGTACTGAGCCGGCTCGACACCCTGTACGAGCCGGCCCGTGACGAGGTACGGGCAGCCGCGATGACCCGCTACATGCGCGGCGAGTTCCCGTTCCTGGGCATCCCGGCGCCGCGACAGCGGATGCTCGCGCGGCAGGCCATCGGCACCCTGCCGCGCCCGGCCGAGCCGGACCTGGCCGCCGTCGCCGCCGCCTGCTGGGCCCGGCCGGAACGCGAGTACCAGTACTTCGCCTGCGGGTACCTGCGTCGCTACGTGCGGGTGTGCTCGGCCTCGTTCGCGCCCACCGTGCAGCGGTTGATCACGACGAAATCCTGGTGGGACACCGTGGACCCGCTCGCCGCGCACGTGGTCGGCGGCCTGGTCGCACGGTATCCGCAGCTGGTCGCGCTGATGGACGACTGGGCGCTGGCCGACGACCGCTGGCTGGTCCGCAGCGCGCTGCTGCACCAGCTGCACTACCGGGAGAGCACCGACCCCAAACGGCTGTTCCGCTACTGCACCGAACAGTCCACCCACCCGGACTTCTTCGTCCGCAAGGCGATCGGCTGGGCGCTGCGCGAGTACGCCAAGACCGACCCGGGCGCGGTCCGCCGGTACGTCGCCGCACACCGGGGCCGGATGTCCCCGCTCTCGGTGCGCGAGGCGCTCAAGCACTTCGCCGGCTGA